In the genome of Burkholderia diffusa, one region contains:
- a CDS encoding glycosyltransferase family 87 protein — protein MERIRAADDRAGDGRRVGTYAVAVLGLQILFLVVWAIRYYLWHDRSAPMVGSDFAIFWATARVALEHGPTAIFSPQWIQPIEAALRPFDDFAPWPYPPTFLLVVVPFGLMPFANAVVLFGLLTIAFYAAVVARLTRSLDGQWRLAIAAFPGLIGAALTMQNAFLTVAAAGAALLLLRSRPVVAGACIAILMLKPQFGVLFPLALICGRHWTALVSAGMFSAGIVATSTAIFGWRAWIAFFAFLPSFDRGVMEYGETLWRGMPSMFGLARIAGLSIQVAYGLQTCVSVAAAAAVAYVWIRAKRFELRAAALASATLLVQPYFMYYDLLWLVLPVIFLLLDRRNVRPDRLETAVVALAWIAPAQAFVAVITGTMWPVASAILVAVLAVVVRRSMMSAAAS, from the coding sequence ATGGAGCGGATACGCGCAGCGGACGATCGTGCAGGCGATGGACGGCGCGTCGGCACGTATGCCGTCGCGGTGCTCGGGCTGCAGATCCTCTTCCTCGTCGTCTGGGCGATCCGCTATTACCTGTGGCACGACCGGTCCGCGCCGATGGTCGGGTCGGACTTCGCGATATTCTGGGCGACGGCGCGGGTCGCGCTCGAGCATGGTCCGACGGCGATCTTCTCGCCGCAATGGATCCAGCCGATCGAGGCCGCGCTGCGGCCATTCGACGATTTTGCGCCGTGGCCGTATCCGCCGACCTTCCTGCTCGTCGTCGTCCCGTTTGGCTTGATGCCGTTCGCGAACGCCGTCGTTCTGTTCGGCTTACTGACGATCGCCTTCTATGCGGCAGTCGTCGCGCGATTGACGCGTTCGCTCGACGGTCAGTGGCGGCTGGCGATCGCCGCGTTTCCGGGTCTGATCGGTGCCGCCCTGACCATGCAGAACGCATTTCTGACCGTTGCGGCGGCCGGCGCGGCGCTGCTGCTGCTCCGGTCGCGCCCGGTCGTCGCCGGGGCCTGCATCGCGATCCTGATGCTGAAGCCGCAATTCGGCGTGCTGTTTCCGCTGGCCCTGATCTGCGGGCGGCACTGGACAGCGCTGGTCTCGGCGGGCATGTTCAGTGCCGGAATCGTCGCGACGTCGACGGCCATATTCGGGTGGCGGGCGTGGATCGCGTTTTTCGCGTTCCTGCCGTCCTTCGATCGCGGCGTGATGGAGTACGGCGAGACGCTCTGGCGCGGCATGCCGTCGATGTTCGGGCTCGCTCGGATTGCGGGCCTGTCGATTCAGGTCGCATACGGCCTGCAAACGTGCGTCTCGGTGGCCGCCGCCGCGGCCGTCGCGTACGTATGGATTCGCGCGAAGCGCTTCGAATTGCGTGCGGCGGCACTGGCTTCTGCGACGCTCCTCGTTCAGCCGTACTTCATGTATTACGACCTGCTGTGGCTGGTGCTTCCGGTCATCTTCCTGCTGCTCGACCGCCGCAACGTTCGGCCGGACCGGCTTGAGACGGCCGTCGTGGCACTCGCATGGATCGCGCCGGCGCAGGCGTTCGTCGCGGTCATTACGGGCACGATGTGGCCGGTCGCGTCGGCGATCCTCGTCGCGGTGCTGGCGGTGGTCGTGCGGCGAAGCATGATGTCGGCCGCGGCATCGTGA